The Cupriavidus necator DNA window CTCGCCGTCGTCGCGCAGCCTGGCCACCACCAGCTCATGGCCGAGCGCGGGCAGGCCTGCCGAGCCGGCGTGGCTCAGCTGCTCATGCGGGTAAAGCACCGACATGCACGGGCCCATTTCCGTGGTGCCGTACACCTGCACCAGCCCGGCGCCGACCTTGCGGTCCCATTCGCGGATCAGGTGCGGCGCCATCGACGCGCCGCCGTATTCCACCAGCCGCAGTGAAGACACGTCGCGTGCGTCGGCATCCGGATGGTTCAGCAGCATGCCCACCATGGTCGGCGCGGCAAAGAAGTGCGTGACGCGCTCGCTTTCCACCAGTTGCCAGGCCTCGCCCGCGTCGAAGCGGCGCTGCAGCACCTGCGTGGCGCCAAGCTGCAGCCGCGGCAGGAAGCTGGTGTGCAGCTCGGCGGTATGGTTCAGCGGCGCCACCGACAGGCCCACGTCCTCGCGCGACAGCGTCATGGCCTGGTGCATCATCGCGTTGTGCTGCAGCTTGCTGCGATGGGTGTGCACCACGCCCTTGGGGCGGCCGGTGGTGCCGCTGGTGTACATCAGGATGCAGGGATCGTCCTCATGGACCGTCACCGCGGGCGGCGTGGCGGGCTGGGCCGCGGCCAGCGTATCGAGCCGATGCGTGGCGAAAGCGGGGGCGGCATCGGGGTCTGCGTAGATGCGCAGCGCGGTGCCGGGCGCCAGTTCGGCGGCCTTTTCCACCACGCCCGCGCCTTCCTGCTCGAACAGCACTGCCTTGGCGCCGCCATCGTTCAGGATGTAGGCCAGTTCCTGCGCAGCCAGGCGGTAGTTGACCGGGTTGTAGACCGCGCCGATGCGCGCCGTGGCCAGCAGCGTGAAGACGAAGGCCGGAGTGTTGTAGAGGAAGGCCGCGACCACGTCGCCCTTGCCGATCCCCAGCGACTGCAGTGCGTGCGCGTGGCGGTTGACCTCGGCATCGAGCTCCGCATACGTCCACGCGCGTCGCCCGGCACCGATGCCGCTGACCAGCGCGGTCTTGCGCGGCAGGTAGCGCGCGGGCCAGGAGAGGGTGTCGCCAAGGGTGATGCCGCGGGTCAAGGTTGTACTCCGGTCGTGGTCCGCCGGCGCGTCGGCAGGCGGTTGTTGTCTTGTAAGCCGGACAATATAGAGCGGCGGGTGGGGCACATGGAAATAACGTTTTGCTCTTTCCTTATGCCGGAGTTGCAGTCATGCGATAAGGCTCTTGCGTGATACTGTATATTCATACAGTTGCTGCCGCGCCCCGTTTCCTGTGTCCGCCGTCCCGCCACCCATTCCAGCCCCGCCTGCCATGGCAGCCGCACCGGCCTACGTGGTGGCCGTGCGCGCGCTGTGCGAATTCACCGCCAAGGCGGGCGACCTGGACCTGCGCTTCGTGCCGACGCCATCGGCGCAGGAGGGCGTGGCCGGGCATGCGGTAGTAACCAGCCGGCGCGGGGAGGCCTACCAGGCCGAAGTGGCGCTTGCCGCCGATTTCGGGCCCTTGCGTGTGCGCGGCCGTGCCGACGGCTACGATCCCGTCGCCAACCGGCTCGAAGAAATCAAGACCGTGCGCGGCGATGCCGCGGTGCCGGACAACCACCGCCACCTGCACTGGGCGCAGGCCAAGGTCTACGGCTGCCTGTTATGCCGCAAGCTGGGGCTGCCGGGGCTGGAGATCGCGGTGGTCTATTTCGACATCATCAGCCAGCGCGAGCACCCGGTTGCGGAGCACTTCACTGCGCAGGCGCTTGAAGCCTTCTTCGTGCAGACCTGCGAGCAGTTCCTGCACTGGGCGCAGGCGGAACTGGCCCACCGGCAGGCACGCGATGGCGCGCTGGCGCAGCTGGCCTTTCCGCACCAGGGTTTCCGCCCGGGCCAGCGCGAACTGGCGCAGGCGGTCTATAACGCCAACCGCGCGGGCCGCCACCTGCTGGCGCAGGCGCCCACCGGCATCGGCAAGTCGGTCGGCACATTGTTCCCGGTGCTCAAGGCCATGCCGGGGCAGGGCATCGACAAGGTCTACTTCCTGTCGGCCCGCTCCACCGGGCGCGGGGTGGCGCTGCACGCCGCCAATGCGTTGCGCGGCCACGGCGCGCGGCCGCTGCATGTGCTGGAGCTGGTGGCCCGCGACAAGGCTTGCGAGCATCCGGAGCTGGCCTGCCATGGCGAGTCCTGCCCGCTGGCGCGCGGCTTCTATGACCGTCTGCCGGCAGCACGCGAAGCGGCGCGCGGCGTGCCGGTGCGCGACCGCGCCGCGGTGCGCACGCTGGCGCTGGCACACGGAATCTGCCCTTACTACTTGTCGCAGGAGCTGGTGCGCTGGAGCGACGTGGTGGTGGCCGACTACAACTACTACTTCGACCGCAGCGCGTTGCTGTATGCGCTGACCGCGGCCAATGGCTGGCGCGCCAGCGTGCTGGTCGACGAGGCCCACAACTTGGTCGAACGCGGCCGCGCCATGTACACCGGGGAACTCGACCCCCAATCGCTGCGCGAGGTGCGCCGCGGTGCGCCCGCCGTCGTACGCAAGCCATTGACACGGCTGGCCCGGCAATGGGGCGCGCTGGCACGCCAGAGCGACGATGCCTATGAAGTCCTGCCCGAAGTGCCCGCCGTCTTCCGCCGCGCACTGGACGAATGCTGTGCGGCGGCATTGACGCATATGACCGAGCACCCAGGCGCGCAGGATCCGGCGCTGCAGCGCTTCTATTTCGATGCGCTGCATTTTGGACGCCTGGCCGAGCAGCTCGACGCGCATTCGCTGTTCGATATCCAGCGCGTGCCGCGCAGCGGCCGCGGCCACCGTGCGCGGCTGTGCCTGCGCAATGTCATCCCGGCCCCGTTCCTGCGCCCGCGCTTTGGCGCCGCGCATTCGGTCACGCTGTTCTCCGCGACCCTCGATCCCGCCGCCTACTACCTCGATACGCTGGGTTTGCCGGCCGATTGCGCGCGGGTGCAAGTGCCATCGCCGTTCCGCGCCGAGCAACTGTCGGTGCGGATTGCAGCGCGCATCTCCACCCGCTATGCGCGGCGCGAACAATCGCTGCCGGCCATCGTCGCGCTGATGGCCGGCCAGTTCCGCGCACGGCGCGGCAACTACCTGGCGTTCTTCAGCAGCCACGAGTACTTGCAGCAAGCCGTGGCCCGCTTCGCCCAGTCTCACCCCGACATTCCGCATTGGGTGCAGTCGCGGGGCATGGACGAAGCCGCGCAGGCGGCGTTCCTGGGTACGTTTGCGGAAGGCGGCGAGGGCATCGGCTTTGCGGCGCTCGGCGGCGCCTTTGCCGAAGGCGTTGACCTGCCCGGCGAGCGCCTGATCGGCGCCTTCGTTGCCACCCTGGGGCTGCCCCAGTTCAACTCGGTCAACGAGCAGTTCCGTGCGCGCATGCAGCAGGCGTTCGGGCAGGGCTATGCCTATGCCTACCTGTATCCCGGGCTGCGCAAGGTGGTGCAGGCGGCAGGCCGGGTCATCCGCACGCAGCAGGACCAGGGCGTGGTCTACCTGATCGACGACCGCTTTGCCGCGGCCGAGGTGCGCGAACTGCTGCCGGCATGGTGGGAAATCGCCACGGCGGCCTAGAAATTACACAGCCGGGCCAGTCTGGGGCATCCTCTTTGCGCGGTGCCTGCCCGAAGTCGCCGCTGGAACGAATCTGGCAGGCATGCGGATACCATCAGCCAGCTATCGCGAAAGGATCAGATCCATGCCCATGACCCAGCAATACGCGGCCACCGAGCCGACCCGCACGGAAGTGGATGCGCTGCCGGGCGCCACCGTGCTGGAATTCGGCGCGCCGTGGTGCGGCTACTGCCAGCGCGCCCAGCCGGCGCTGGCTGAGGCCTTTGCCGTGCATCCGGCATTGCGCCATCTCAAGATCGAGGACGGCAGCGGGCGCCGGCTTGGCCGGTCGTTTCACATCAAGCTGTGGCCGACGCTGGTGTTCCTGCGCGACGGGCAGGAAGTGGCGCGGCTGGTGCGCCCGACCGAGTCGGAGCCGATCCGCGAGGCCATGCGCCGCATTGCCTAGCCCGGCCGCGCGCTGCCTTATTTGGCGAACACCTGGCTCAGGTCGCCAAAGGCCTTGAACTCCAGCGCATTGCCCGACGGGTCCAGGAAGAACATGGTGGCCTGTTCGCCCACCTGGCCCTTGAAGCGCACATGCGGCTCGATCACGAACTGTGTGCCCGCCGCGCGCAGCCGCTCGGCCAGGGCCTCCCATTCGGCCATCGGCAGGATCGCGCCGAAGTGCCGCACCGGCACGTCGTCGCCATCGACGGCGCTGGTGGCGCGGTGACCACACTCCTCGGGCGACAGGTGCGCCACCACCTGGTGGCCATAGAAATTGAAGTCCACCCAGGCCTCGGAACTGCGCCCTTCGGGGCAACCAAGCAAGTCGCCATAGAAGCGCCTTGCCTCGGCCAGGTCGCGCACGGGGAAAGCCAGGTGGAACAGGGGAATAGAGGAAGTCGCGCTCATGCGGGAGGCCTTTGTCGGGGGTCGTTATGCGGGCAGGCGTTGGCCTGCGCGTTGATTGTAGCCAGCACAACCCGTAATATGAAGCGAATCATTTTTGGCCTGAGTATCAGAATTTTCAATAGATGATCCGCTACTTCCAGACCTTCCTGGTGGCCGCCGAAACCGGCTCGTTCTCCGCCGCCGCGGCGCGGCTGGCGCTGACGCAGTCGGCCGTCAGCACGCAGATCCGGCGGCTGGAAGAGGACCTGGACTGCGTACTCTTCGATCGCACCGGCAAGTCGGTCGCGCTCAGCGAAGCCGGGCGCCGGTTGGTGCCGGAAGCGCGGCGCTTTGTCGAGCTCTATGCCGCGATGAAGGACCGCGCCGGCCCGCATGCCGACGCCGCGCCGGTGGAGCTGGGCGCGGTGTCGACGGTCCAGGCCACCTTGCTGGCCGATGCGATGCGGCATTTCCGGGGGCGGTTTCCCGACTCGCACGTCAACGTGGTGCCGGGCATGTCCACCCAGCTGCTGACGCAGGTGGATGCGCGCGAGCTGGACATCGCCGTGCTGATCCGGCCGCGGCTGGGCTTTCCGCCGGACCTCAAGTGGGTGCCGCTGGTGCGCGAGGGCTTTGTCGGCATCGGGCCCGCCGGTGCGCCTGCAGACCTGCGCGCGTTGCTGGAGACGCTTCCGTTCATTCGCTACAACCGCCACAGCACCGGCGGGCAGCTGGTGGACGGCTACCTGAAGCGGCAGCGGCTATGGGTCAGGGAAGGGATGGAGCTGGATGAGCCGGCCGTGATCCTGCTGATGGTGGCAGCTGGCCTGGGTTGCGCCATCATCCCGTCCGGACTGGTGCCGTTGCAGCAGTCCGCGGGCGTGGTGCAGGCGCCATTGCCGGGCGGGCCGCTCTATCGCGACGTGGGCGTGCTGGTGCGCGAATCGGCACTGCGCCGCGCGCCGGTGGCGGCGCTGATCGATGCCTTTGTGGCTGCCAGCGCGCGCTGGCAGTCTGCCGTGGTGTAAAGGCGCGATACTCAGCGGCTGCCGGGCAGGACCAACGTGACCAGCACCGAGGCATCGGAGATGGCGGTCACGTCGTAGCGCACGCTCGGCCCCAGGTAGAGCAGGTCGCCCTGGTGCAACTGGCGCTCGGCGCCGTCCACCCGCACACGCACCTCGCCCTCCAGGCATTGCACAGTCATCGGGCCATCTACCGCATGGGGCGGCACATGCTTGCCCGCCTTCAGCACCAGCCGCATCACTTCCAGCGGGCCTTCCTTGAACAGGGCCTGGGTGGCGGTCTGGTCCAGCCGTGCGCCCAGTGGCAGCACGCTGGCGATCTGTCCGGATTCAAGGTGGGGAAGGGACATGCGCGGCTCCTCGCTCTTCTGGTGGGGTGGCTTGTCAGGCACGGCCGGCGCCTGGCGGCGGCACGCCTTCTCAATCTAGCACCCGAGCGCGCATCTCAGAAGCACTCAGCGTGATGTAACCGGCGAAGTCGCCGACGCGGCGGCTTCCACTTGTGCGCAAGGCGTGGCATTGCGGGCTTGTGCGGTGCGCTCGGCTGCGGTCCTGGCAGCGGCGCGGCCGCGCTCGATCAGAGCCCAGTCAGGGCCGGCGGCCGCGGGAAAAGACGCGGCCAGGGCGCCAAGGCCGAGCAGCGCGAACAGGATGGTTTTCATGAGGGGGCCTTCAGGGAGGTATGAGAAAAGAGACGGGGCCTTGCGCCCCGTCGACACGCCACGGCGGCTGCCGTGGCGCGGGCAGGCGCCGGTCAGGCGGCAGCCGATACGCGTGAGCCGCCATGGGCCGGCGGTGCCGACACGCCGCTGCGGTCCATGCCTGCCACTTCCATGCCGGCGGCAGCGCGGTTGGCGCCGTCGGTAAACGGGTCGCGCCGGTCGTTGACGCGCGCGCCATCGGTGAAGGGGTCGCGCTTGCCATTGACGTGCGCACCGTCGGTAAACGGGTTGCGCTTGCCGTTGTGCAGGTTGTAGCCGTAGCGGTCGGTGGCGACGCCGCGGTCGTTCAGGCCTTGCGCCATGGCAGGGCTGGCCAGTGCGGCGGCACCGAGTGCTGCAATCGAGAGGGTCGTGGCAAGAAGGGCCTTGAGAGCGTTTTTATGCATGTCTGCTGTTTTTGGGTGGGTGGACGGCATGGCCCGCGAAGGGCCGCGCGGGGATGGCGGATCTGCCACCCGCGCCGTCCGGGTTCGCCTTTTGGGCGGTGCCGTCGCGTGGGAAGCGCGCGGCACGGGACGAAGTTTAGTCAGGTCGATGCATTCCTGTGATGATTTAAACGTCGAAAAATCAGTCGTTTTTTTCATTGCCAGTCGCATTGATGGCGGCCACCTTGCCGCCGGCCTGCCAGCCCCCGCCAAGCGCGAGGAACAGGTCGACCTGGCGCGCGGCGACATGGCCTTCGGACGCAGCCAGTGCGGCCTCCGCATCGGCCAGCGTGCGCTCGGCGTCCAGGTGCGCCAGGTACGGGATGCGCCCCGCCTGCTGCAGGCGGCGCTGCAGCCGCGCAGCTTCTGCGGCCTGTTCGCGCGCCGCGTGCAGGGCGTCGTGCCGTTCCAGTTCGCGCGTGTAGGCCGACAACGCCGTTTCGGTTTCCTGCAATGCGCGCAGCACCGCGCCATCAAAGCGCGCCAGGGCGGCGTCGGCCGCGGCTTCATGCCTGTGGATGCGATGGCGCACGCCGTTGGTCGGCAGCGACCAGCTCAGCAGCGGCCCCACGCTCCAGCGCGCCGTCGGGCCGCTGCCAAGGTGGCTCAGCACGCCGGTCAGCCCGGCGCTGGCGCCGATGCTGATCGATGGATACAGGTCTGCCGTGGCCACGCCGATGCGAGCGGTGGCCGCGGCCAGTTCGCGTTCCGCCTGGCGGATATCGGGCCGGCGCCTGAGCAGCGCTGCGCCGTCACCCACTGGCAGCGGCACACGCAGCGTGGGTTCGGCATGGCAGTCCACCTCGGCCTCTGGCAGTGCCGCAGGCGGCTTGCCCAGCAGCAGCGCCAGCCGGTGGCGTGCGGCGCTACGCGCGGCTTCCAGCGTTGGCAAGGTAGAGTGCAGCGCTTCGGTGCGGGCACGCTCGCGCGCCACGTCGGCGGGTTCGCCGCGGCCGGCGTCGACCAGGCGGCCGGTGGCGTCCAGCGTGCGTTGCTGTACCGCGAGCTGCTGCGTGGCGGCGGCCAGTTCATGCGTGGCGGCGCAGCCCTGCACGTAGGCGCGCACCGTCTGCGCCGCCACGGTGACGCGCACCATGTCGAGCGTGGCCGCGCTGGCTTCGGCGCCGGCCAGCGCGGCCTCGTCGGCGCGGGCCAGCTTGCCGAAGAAATCGATCAGGTAGGACACGCCGAAACCGAAGTCGCCCAGGTTGAATACCGGTGGCTTGGTGGTCTGCAGGAAGCTTTCGCCCGACAGCTGCGCGCGCGAAACGCTGGCGCTGGCGCCGCCCTGCGGCAGGTTCTCGGACTCCACCTCGTGCAGGAGGGCCACCGCGCGGCGCAGGTTGGCGCTGGCGGCGCGGATGTCGGTGTTGGCGGCCAGCGCCTGTTCGACCAGGCGGTCGAGCCGCGCGTTGTCATAGAGCCGCCACCAGTCGTCGGGCACGGGCGCGATGGCCACGCCGGGCGCTTTGGCACCCTGAAGCGGGCCGTTGGCGGCGGCCGCGCGCACTGCCGCATGATCCGGCACACGATAGTCCGGGCCCACGGTGGTGCAGGCGCACAGGCAGGCCGCGGCGCACGCCAGCCAGGGATGGCGCCGCTTCACGACCGGGGCCCCGTGCGGCGGCCGGCGTCATCGACGCGCCTGGCTTCGCGAACGGCCACAGTCGCGGTGCGGCCGGAAACCAGGCGCACATCCGCGGGCACGTCCTCCAGCACGATGCGCACCGGCACGCGCTGTGCCAGCCGCACCCAGTTGAAGGTCGGGTTGACGTTGGGCAGCAGGTTCGAGCCCGCGCTGCGGTCGCGGTCCTCGATGCCGGCTGCGATGCTCTGCACGTGCCCGCGCAGGTGCCGGGGCTCGCCCATGATATGCACGTCGACCGGGCTGCCGATGCGGATCCGGTGCAGCTTGGTTTCCTCGAAATAGCCTTCCACGTGGAAGGACCCGGCATCGACCATCGACAGCACCGGGCGGCCGGTCGAGACATAGTCGCCCAGGCGCGGCAGCCGGTCGTTGAGGTAGCCCGCCACCGGGCTGCGCACGCTGGTGCGCTCCAGGTCAAGCCGGGCCAGCCGCACCGCGGCTTCGGCCAGCGCCAGCGCGGCTTCGCCTTGCTCTACGCGGGCACGCCCCTGTTCCGCGACTTCGGCGGCAACCAGGCCGTCGAGATTGCGGTTGCGCGCGGCTTCGCGCCGCGCCTGCGCCAGCGCGGCGCGCTGCGTCGCTACCGCGGCCAGCGCCTGCTGCAGGGCCAGCGCGTAGCGGTCGCGGTCGATCTCGAACAGGACTTCGCCTTGCTGCACATGCTGGTTGTCGCGCGCCAGTACGCGTGTGACCAGCCCGGACACATCGGGCGCCACCTGGATGATGTCGGCACGCACATGGCCGTCGCGGGTCCATGGCGCGGCCGTGTAGTAGTCCCACAGGTGGCGCAGCACCAGCAGGGCGGCGATGGCTGCCAGCAGCGTTGGCAGCAAGGGAAGCAGGGGGCGGAGTCGGAAGGTCATGACGGCAGTCCCGGCACCGCGACAAAGACTGCGGCCACGGCGCCAAGGACGATCACATAGAGGGAAAGGTTGAACATCGAGCGGTGCCAGATATGCCGGTACCAGCCCAGCGCGGCCAGCACCATGCGGATCGCGGTAGTGGCGGCGAAGGCCAGCACCATCAGCACCAGCACGCCTGGCACGAACACGCCATAGAGGTCGATTTCACTGAGCATTCGGCGGCAGAGGAGAGTTGGGGAGGTCAGCGGGACAGGGCAGCCACAGGGCCAGGCAGCAGCGTGACCTGCAGCACCACCAGCGCGCCGAGCGTGCCGCGGTGGTCAGGGCGGCCACCTGCGGGCAACGCGGCCACGCCGGCGATGGCATCGGCCACCCAGGCGGCCAGCCCCGCCGGAGCCGGCACGGCATGGCCCGCGCGCAGCCGCGCGCGGAAATGCCTTGCCACCGCGGCCAGCACGCGGCGCACCGGCTTGCGTGCCGCGGGCGGCAAGGCCGGCAGCGCCTTCTGCAGCGCCAGCGCGCAGTAGCCGACTTGCAGCGCGTGGAAGCCGTCGGACGACAAGGGATCGCCGGCAGCCCCCAGCCGCGGCACCAGCTGGCCGAGCCGGTCCAGCATGCGCGCGCCCAGCCGCGCATCCCCATCGGCCGCTCGCAGCGTGGCGGCCTGGGCTAGGTCCTGCCAGCTGGCGCGCACCAGCCGGTGCGCCGCCGCGCGCGCGCCGAACGGGCGTACCGCCATCGACCACAGCGGCGCGAACAGCATGGCTGCGGCGCTGGCCAGGCAGGTATTGAAGGTGCCGAGGAAATCCGCATCGAACACGGCCTGCACGTTGGCGAACGAGGCCGTGTTGACCGACAGCAGCATCGCAATCAACTGGAAGCCGGGCCGCGCAATCAGCAGGCCAATGCCGAGATAGGGCAGCGCCAGCATCGCGGCCAGCGCTTCAAAGGTGTGCGCGTGCGGCACGACCAGGAACAGGTAGCCGCACGACACCAGCAGGCAGATCGTGCTCCAGCGCAGGAAGGCACCGGCCATGCGGCGCGGCTCGTCGATGGCCGCAAGGAAGCAGCAGGCGATCGATGCCACCGCGACCGCGCCGGCGCCGCCCTCCCAGCCCGAGAAGATCCACAGCAGCCCCGCGCAGAATACGGCCAGGCCGCTCGACACGGCGCCGAACAGCAGCATGCCGTGGTCGTGGTGATGGCCTGCAGCCTCCGGGGCCGCGTTGCCGCGCAGCTGCGGCGCGCCGGCGCTGCGGTCGCCTATGCCTTGCTGCAGGGCGCGGCATTCAGCGTACAACGCGCCCAGGCGCTGCAGCTGGTCCGCCGCCGTGGCGGCGAGGCTGGCTTGCCAGTCGACCTCGCCCGCGCGGCTATCGGCAAGCCAGCCGCCCGCGGCGACCGGAGGCGGCGTGGCAGCATCGGTCGCCAGCCAGGCGGTCGCCGCCGCCATGGCCTCGCGCACTGGCAACGGGATGCCGTCCGGATGGCCGCGCAGCGCGTGCAGCACGCTCTCCAGCGACGACAGCAGCGGCATCAGCATGGTCATGCGCTGGCGCAGCGCGCGGGCATGGCGCAGCGTGTGGCTGCCCTCGGTGTCATAGGCCAGCTGGCTGACCAGCTGGTCCAGCGCCAGGATGTCGGCAGCGAGCCGGTGGCGGCTGTCGTCGGCGCGCGGGCTGCCGGTGAGTATGTCCGATGCCCAGGCCGACGCGTCGGCCAGCCAGGTGGCTGCGCGGGACCGCAGCGCGGGCGCCACCTTGGCCGGGAAGACGACCGAGCCCACCAGCCCGGCGCAGACGATGCCGATCACGATTTCCTCGATCCGGGCCACGGCAATATCGAAGATCTGCGCCGGCGCGCTGACCGCCGGCAGCGCGACGATCGGCAGGGTGTAGGCCGCCAGCAGGTACACATAGCTGCGCGGCGTGCGCTGCAGCAGCGACAGGTACACCAGCACGGTGATCCACAGCGCGATCGCACCCATCAGCACGATCGGCATGTTGACCAGCTGCGGCACCGTGGCCACCGCGGCGGTCGCGCCCAGCATCGTGCCGGCCACGCGGTAGGCCGCCTTGGAACGGGTGGCGCCGGTCAGGGGATGGGAAACGAAGTACACCGTCGCCATGGCCCAGTAAGGCCGCGGCAGGCCCAGCGCCAGCGCGATATAGAGCGCCAGCATCGCGGCGGCGAATGCCTTCAGCGAGAACAGCCACTGTCGTGCATTCGGCCAGCTAGCCATGGAGCGGGGTCTTCAAGAAGAGTTGAGGGCACGCCGCGGCCTGCCGCTCCACGCTTCATTGGCGGCGCGGTTGGGCGGGGGCGATGTGTGGAAGCGAAGTGTAGCCAAACCTTTCGCATTCCATTCATGATTTAATATTGGCCTTTCCATTCCCTTTGTTCATGGGTGGCGAAACCGGCCTGCCGGCGGCCCGCCGTCCCTCAGCACCATGCCCATCGATATCCGCGCGCTGCGCTATTTCGTCGAGACTGCCCGGCTGCGCAGCTTTACCCAGGCCGCGGCCTCGCTGTTCGTCACCCAGTCGACCATCAGCAAGATGGTCAAGCAGCTGGAGGACGAGGTCGGCCAGCCGCTGCTGATCCGTGAAGGCAAGAGCGTGCGGCTGACCGACGTGGGCCGCGTGGTCTACGAGCGCGGGCAGGAGGCGCTGGGCGTGGTGCACCGGCTCACGCTGGAGGTGTCCGACCTGTCCTCGCTGGGCCGGGGGCAGCTGACCGTGGGGATCCCGCCGATGGTCAACCTGTTCTTTTCACCGGCGGTCAGCGCGTTCCGGCAGCGCTATCCCAACCTGTCGCTGACGCTGGACGAGCACGGCGGCCAGGTGGTGGAGCAGCTGGTGGCAAGCGGCGAGCTGGAGGTCGGCGCCACGGTGCTGCCGGGCGACAGTGGCCTGGCGCTGGAAACGCGCCAGTTCGGCCGCTACCCGATCTGGGCCGTGGGGCCGCGCAAGGCCGCGTGGGCGCGCGGGCGCACCGTCACGCTGGCGGCTCTGCGCG harbors:
- a CDS encoding FUSC family protein: MASWPNARQWLFSLKAFAAAMLALYIALALGLPRPYWAMATVYFVSHPLTGATRSKAAYRVAGTMLGATAAVATVPQLVNMPIVLMGAIALWITVLVYLSLLQRTPRSYVYLLAAYTLPIVALPAVSAPAQIFDIAVARIEEIVIGIVCAGLVGSVVFPAKVAPALRSRAATWLADASAWASDILTGSPRADDSRHRLAADILALDQLVSQLAYDTEGSHTLRHARALRQRMTMLMPLLSSLESVLHALRGHPDGIPLPVREAMAAATAWLATDAATPPPVAAGGWLADSRAGEVDWQASLAATAADQLQRLGALYAECRALQQGIGDRSAGAPQLRGNAAPEAAGHHHDHGMLLFGAVSSGLAVFCAGLLWIFSGWEGGAGAVAVASIACCFLAAIDEPRRMAGAFLRWSTICLLVSCGYLFLVVPHAHTFEALAAMLALPYLGIGLLIARPGFQLIAMLLSVNTASFANVQAVFDADFLGTFNTCLASAAAMLFAPLWSMAVRPFGARAAAHRLVRASWQDLAQAATLRAADGDARLGARMLDRLGQLVPRLGAAGDPLSSDGFHALQVGYCALALQKALPALPPAARKPVRRVLAAVARHFRARLRAGHAVPAPAGLAAWVADAIAGVAALPAGGRPDHRGTLGALVVLQVTLLPGPVAALSR
- a CDS encoding LysR family transcriptional regulator, with the protein product MPIDIRALRYFVETARLRSFTQAAASLFVTQSTISKMVKQLEDEVGQPLLIREGKSVRLTDVGRVVYERGQEALGVVHRLTLEVSDLSSLGRGQLTVGIPPMVNLFFSPAVSAFRQRYPNLSLTLDEHGGQVVEQLVASGELEVGATVLPGDSGLALETRQFGRYPIWAVGPRKAAWARGRTVTLAALRDEPLVMLTDDFSLTRMLRQAFLEARIEPRVVARSGHWDFLASMAAAGLGTTFLPQPLAERLQGQDTLAMARLTAPAMDWTMAHIWSPGRYLSHAARAWLAVCEEVLGGGKGS